From Micromonospora echinaurantiaca:
CAGCCGCCGGTTCCCGGTCAGCCGTGGGCGCCGCCGGTCTCCGGCGCGCCGCAGCCGCCCACCTCGGGCGTCCCCGGCGCCTACGGGATGCCGGCGCCCGGTGCGCCCGGCTACCCGCTCGGCGCGCCGCAGCCGGTCGCGCCGAACGGCGGCAAGAAGAAGAAGACCGTCCTGATCATCGCGATCGCGGCGGTCGTGCTGACCCTGCTCTGCTGCGTCGGCGGCATCGCCGCGATCGTCGCCGGCGCGGACAAGGCCGCCGACGAGGTGGCCGAGGCCCTGCCCACCCCGCTCACCACCGGTGCGCCCGGCCTGCCCAGCGGCGCGCCGAGCGCCTCGGCCGGTGGCGAGACCGACGGCGAGACCTTCAACATGAAGCCCGGTGACACGCTGGTCCTCTCGGACAACGAGGGCACTGTCGAGATCACCGTCACGAAGTTCACCACCGCGACCAAGGGCTGCCGTTCGTACGCCCCGAAGCCCGACAAGGGCCTCTACCTGATCGCGCACGTGACGGCCACCGTGACCAAGGGCAAGGGCTCGATCAACCCGTTCTACTTCGAGTGGGTGGCCTCCGACGGCACCACGGTCAACGGCCTGGCCAGCGCCCTGTCCGGCTGCGGCGACACGCTCAGCTCGGGCAACAACCTGCGGGCCGGCAGCAAGCGGACGGGCACCGTGGTGTTCGACGTGGCCGACAAGAACGGCGCACTGGAATACCAGCACCGGTTCGAGGCCGCCGGCTCCTGGAAGCCGTAGCCCGAGCGTCCGACCTGGAGGGCCGGCCCCGATCGGGGCCGGCCCCCGGCGTCGGCCGGTTCTCGCTGCCCCGAAGCGGGGCCCGTCCGGACAGGGGGCGATTGCCGCAATGGGCATCGACGACGACTACACCGACAGGCACGCCGGCCGTCCGGCGGCCGGGCAGCGGTCGGCGGGTGGGCGCGGCCGAGGTGTCGCCGTGCTGGCCGCGATGGCCACCGTTGTGCTGGGGCTCACCGCTGGTTGCGGCCAGCGCGCCGGCGCCGAGGGGACATCCGCGCAGCCCACCACGGCGGCGGCCACACCCGACGGGGCAGGCCTGGTGCCGTGGGTGTCGGCCCTGGTGGCCCGCAACGGCACCGCAGTCACCGTGTACACCGGTCCCGGCGACGCCAAGTGCTCGGAGCTCTACGAACCGCGCGCCACGGTCACCGAGCAGGACGGCGCCCAGGTCGTCGTCGCGGTGCGCGGCCGCGTCATCGAGTCGGTCGACTGCGCCGCCAGCGGCAGCGCCGTACCGCTGGTGGTGTCGCTGCGGGCGCCGCTCGGCGACCGCGCGCTGCGCGACGCCGCCACCGGTACGCCGCATCCCGTCTACCAC
This genomic window contains:
- a CDS encoding DUF4352 domain-containing protein; amino-acid sequence: MSHPQPPYGPQDPHQQNPEQQQPYPPTAPMPQFPADQGGYPPPPPAAPQPGDPWAPLPPVSGAPQPPVSGGGDPWAAPQPPVSGAPQPPVSGEPWAAPQPPVSGTPQPPVPGQPWAPPVSGAPQPPTSGVPGAYGMPAPGAPGYPLGAPQPVAPNGGKKKKTVLIIAIAAVVLTLLCCVGGIAAIVAGADKAADEVAEALPTPLTTGAPGLPSGAPSASAGGETDGETFNMKPGDTLVLSDNEGTVEITVTKFTTATKGCRSYAPKPDKGLYLIAHVTATVTKGKGSINPFYFEWVASDGTTVNGLASALSGCGDTLSSGNNLRAGSKRTGTVVFDVADKNGALEYQHRFEAAGSWKP